From Quercus robur cultivar Fastigiata chloroplast, complete genome:
GTAAACTACCGGGATCTTAGCTATTAATTGTTCATTCTTAGTTTTCATACCATAATTAATATGAATATAGAATAGAATTTCAAATAAATATTAAATAGTTGAATGAATATATTCTCGAACATAACGATTACTATTCGAAATGGAATCTAATTAGATTAGAATCTTATTCTATACATTATAATCTTACTTATTTATTCTAATTCTAGATAGATTCTAATTTGAAATAATTCTAATTCTAAATAGTTAGATCAATTAGAAATTAATAGAATAATATAATAAGAAATTTACATTAATAAATTTCTTTTTTTTTAGTCATTTTTAGTTATGTTATAGAGGGTCCGCCTTAACTTAAGGAAATTAAAAAAGTAAAGGCTACGAATAAAAAAAAATGAAAAAGAGAAGGCCGTAATCCAGATCATAATGAAAGATTCCTCCGCTTTCGTTCGGAAAGATAAAACAAAAAAAAAAGAATCGACCGTTCGAGTATCTCAAATTACACGATAAAAATGATATAAAAGAAAGAGGGGCATACATAATCTATATTGGTATAGATAATATCTATCTATATTGAATTGCAGATACAGAAATGATAGAATCATTTCTGATTGGATCAACTCTGGATCTTCGATAGAGATGAAATGAGATAAACAATAAAAAAATAGGAGTAAACACTTTTCGATATAGGAATTGGTATCTAATAAATTCAAAGATTCCGGCATAAATGAAAGAAAAAGGAAAAAAGCGAGGAAGGACATCATAATGAGATCCTAATCTTAAAACAACAAAACAAAAATGGGGGATATGGCGAAATTGGTAGACGCTACGGACTTAATTGGATTGAGCCTTGGTATGGAAACTTACCAAGTGATAACTTTCAAATTCAGAGAAACCCTGGAATTAAAAATGGGCAATCCTGAGCCAAATCCTATTTTACGAAAACAAATAAGGGTTCAGAAGAAAGCAAGAATAAAAAAAGGATAGGTGCAGAGACTCAATGGAAGCTGTTCTAACAAGTGGGGTTGACTTCTTTACGTTATTACATTAACGTAATCCTTATATCAAAACTACAGAAAGGATAAACCTATATACATACGTATATGTACTGAAATCCTATCTCAAATGATTAATGACGACCCGAATCTTTATTTATTTATATTTCTATAAATAATAAATAAAAATCGAAAGAGTTGTTGTGAATCGATCCAAATTGAAGAAAGAATCGAATATTTATTAATAAAATTTATCGTACGAGAATAAAGATAGAGTCCCATTCCACACGTCAATACCGACAAGAATGAAATTTATAGGAAGAGGAAAATCCGTCGACTTTAGAAATCGTGAGGGTTCGAGTCCCTCTATCCCCAAAAAGGCCCGTTTGATTCCCCAATTATTTATCCGATCCGCTCTTTTCGTTTCGTTAGCGGTTTAAAATTCGTTATGTTTTTCAATCATTCTACTCTTTTACAAATGGATCTGATTGGAAATTTTTTTTTTTCTTATTACAATATTTGTGATATATATGATACGCGTACAAATGAACATCTTTGAGGAAGGTATCCCCACTTCCAATTTGAATGATTAACAATACATATCATTTCTTGTACTGTATTAAAACTTATAAAGTTTTCTTTTTGAAGATCCAAGAAATTACAGGGTCTGGATAAAGCTTTGTAAGACTTTTTTTGTCTTTTTAATTGACATAAACTCAAGTTATCTATTAAAATAAGGACGATGCACGGATAATGGTCGGGATAGCTCAGCTGGTAGAGCAGAGGACTGAAAATCCTCGTGTCACCAGTTCAAATCTGGTTCCTGGCACATGATTTATTTGTATGAGTATCCGTTTTACAAATGAATTGATATGGGTCAACATACATATTCATTACTAGTCTATATCATGATAGATACTTATCTATCTAGGTGTCTGAGAATATACCCTTTCTAGAATTATAGAATAGATGAGTAAAGAGTATGTCTATAAAATCTGTAAAATAAAAAAAATGAGATTTGACTTCCTTTTCTTTTTTATTTGTTCATACGGTGTCTCTTACCGTTCAAAAACAATGTTAATACTTTAGATATTTAATACTTCATACATATTAAAATAGAAAGGTTAAATTAATTGGTTGAAAGACTCAAAGGTATAGTCTCGCGGAGTTGAAAGGTGGGAATAACCAAGATTCATTTCAGATACAGTACAAATAAAATCCAAGCCCTCCTCTCATTTCGTTGTCTTTTCTTTTCATATTCTATTTCTTCATTTCCTCCTATGTGACTTTGTCGAACTCATTTAAGTTTTGTGCGTGGTACATAGTTCATGATGCGAAACTCTTTTAGGTCATCCTAATACTAATTGTATTTTTTTAATTGTCTTGTTTTTTTTTTTATTTATCCTTTTTATTTCTATTTTTTATTGTTTCTATTCAAATAAATAAATATATAATATATAAAAATAGAAACAATTTTTTTTTATTCTATTTATTTTGTATTATTTATTTGTATTTGATTTATATTTTATTTCGTTTTATTTAGCCCATTTAGAATAGAATGCGAATGAGACTTCCATTACGCTCTTTGGTCTATAAGAGAACGTACAAACATTATTTGAATACCTGGAGTTGTAGAAGTGAAAATTAGTTTCTTATTTTATTATTTATATTTAATGAGCATCCTGTATTTCATAAAAATTCGGGGCAATATAATCCTTACGTAAGGGCCATCCTATCCAACTTTCGGGCATTAAGATACGTTTCAGACGTGGATGATTATCATAAAAGATTCCCAACATATCATAAGATTCCCTTTCTTGAAAATCCACACTTTTCCAAACCCAGAAAACAGACGGAATTCTAGGATTCCACCTTGGGGCAAATACTTTTATACATACCTCTTCTGGTTGATCTATACCATAAGCTATTCTCGTAAGATGATACACACTAGCTAACAGTCCGCCCGGTGCTACATCATAGGCACATTGGGAACGTAAATAATTGTAACCATATACATATAAAATGACAGCAATGGAATGCCAATCCCCAGGCTTTATTTGTAAAGTCTCTATTCCTTGGTAGTCGAAGCCCAAAGATCTATGAACTAACCCATGTTTGGCTAGCCAAGCAGACAAACGACCTTGCATCTTTTTTATCTCTCCCACATTTTGATTTGTATAAAACTTTTATTTGTCTCTATAAGTTAAGTATTTCACATTTACGATGAAATTTATGAAAATTATTGTTTGTTATTATGTAAAAAAATGTGAAAAAAAAAAAAATCCTGCCTAATTCACTAATTCGGGGGAAGATACTGAACTCTTGTTGTATTTGAAAAATATTTCAAGAGGGATCTCCGAAGTCGATGTAGATGGTGGTTGATCGAGTAATCCTCGATCATAATTTCCAGTATGAGTACTTCGTCCAATATAAAACTTGTGGTTGATAGTAAAACACCGACTCCCCTGTTGAGACCTAATTCGATCTTCATAGATTTCTCGAGATAGTTTTTTACGAAGTTTTGTTATAGCATCTATAACTGCCTCCGGTTTAGGTGGACAACCTGGCAAATAGACATCTACAGGAATTAGCTTATCGACCCCCCGAACAGTAGTATAAGAATCGGTACTGAACATACCCCCTGTAATTGTACATGCTCCCATAGCAATAACATATTTTGGTTCAGGCATTTGTTCATATAATCTCACTAAAGAAGGAGCCATTTTCATTGTTACTGTACCCGCAGTTAAAATTAGGTCTGCCTGTCTAGGACTCGATCTTGGTACCAGCCCATAACGGTCAAAGTCGAATCGTGAGCCTATTAATGAAGCAAATTCAATGAAACAACAACTGGTACCATATAGAAGCGGCCACAAACTGGACAGTCTTGACCAATTTGAAAGATCATTTGATGTAGTTGAAATAACTGAATTTTTTGGGGGGGCTGTTCGATCAAGTAAGGGAAACTCAATGGAATTCATAACCGTTTCAATGTTTTTTTTTTACTTTCTTTATCTTTATTTTTATTGTCTGAATATTCAAGAGCTAAGACCATTCCAATGCTCCTTTTCGCCATGCATAAACTGAACCAACAATTAGGATAAGCACGAAAATGAAAGCTTCTATAAATACAGATATACCCAATACATCAAAACTCATTGCCCATGGATAAAGAAAAACCGTTTCAACATCAAAAACAACAAAAACTAGAGCAAACATATAATACCGAATTCGAAATTGGAGCCAAGCATCACCCATTGGTTCTATTCCCGATTCATAACTAGAAAGTTTCTCTGGCCCTTTGCGAATCGGGGCTAAAACTCCCGAAATCAAAAATGCCAAAATAGGAATAGCACTTGCTATTATTAGAAATGCCCAGAAAATATCATATTCGTAAAGTAGAAACATAGACGGACTCCTTGCATGCGGAAAATATGCCGGATTAGTTGATTGGAATTGGAATGAATTGTCAAGCCATCCATAACTCTTTAGTCAAAACAAAACTTCATTTGGATCGAACTGCTTAGTTTCGCCTGTTTGTTTCGGCACGTGTCAACCTTCCGCTCACGATTCATCCACTCGAATCCCGTTTCTAATATATATATTACTTTTATACTATTTCTATTTATACTATAAAACTAAGCTATAAAACTAAGAGTCTCGCGGTTTCACTTCACTTCGGATTTGAATTTTATATAAATTGATTAGAAGGAACTAAAGAGCTAAAGAAAAGGAATTTTAATTTAAATAGCATTCTAATTGTTTTGTTTAGAATTCTATTATTATTAAAAATGAAATTTCTATTAGAAATTCATATTCTAAATTGAAATAAAATCTATTTCTTTTTTTATTCTAGTTAGATTATAGGGCTATACGGACTCGAACCGTAGACCTTCTCGGTAAAACAGATCAAACTAATTATTATCAAAATGATTTGAACCGTTTCAAAGACCCAACATGCATTTTTTTGTGCATTGGGCTCTTTCATAAACTGAAAGAAATATCGGCTAGTCTACCATATTTTTTCTTGACATAAAGATAAAGAGATGGCTCCGTGTGCTCGGATTCATTATTTTGATTCCAATAAAAAGGAGCACTACCAAGGTGTTTCAAAGAAGGATTATCCTGACGTAGGTCTGCTTTTGGCCTAGATTAACTTAAGTTAAATGGAGTATGTCTCTATCGACCCGCTTCCGCTTAACTTAAAGAAGCAAATATGAAACTTCATACACCTTAAAGATCATAAGATAGGACGAAAAAAGAATTTTTTTGAGGTCTTGATACTCATTATGCCTAGCATTGAATAGATGGGATATTCACCTTATCAATATCTCAAACCAACGCAAAGGTGGGTTCCATTTATTTGGTACCGAACCTAAATGGAAATGGACGCCCGGATTGGACCGAACCTTTTGTCAGGCTGTTGTTCTCTTGTTTTATTCCCGAAAACATAGAGTAAGACATCTATTTATCAATAAAATCAAATATTTTGATTCCATGACGGACTTCTCTGAAAAACATTGGCGCGCGTGTAAACGAGGTGCTCTACCAACTGAGCTATAGCCCTTGTGCTTGTTCTAGTGATACATATTTTATCATGTAGATAATTTATTGTCAAGATGAATATTACATGATCCAACAGCCGATTTTTTGTGATCTCTTTGATTGGTATTGCCTATGAGTAATATTTCATTTATAATCCATCGATGTCATAGGCCCCATTTTTTTCTCTTTGTGATGATAAATGACCTACTTAACTCAGTGGTTAGAGTATTGCTTTCATACGGCGGGAGTCATTGGTTCAAATCCAATAGTAGGTATATCTTATTAGATACCATACCCTTGACTCTGGTATCTAATAAGTTTTTCTACTCATCTTCTTTTATTGATTTTGTATCTTTTCCATCCTACTTTATTTCTCTATTTTTTTATTGAAATTGGTTTGTCGTTGCATTAGAATTCAATTACACTTGATTGCATTTGATTCTATCCAATAGGCATAATCACCAAAACAAACTAGTTACGAAATCATATTAAGAGCCTCCACTCGTGTCCTAGCTCGTCTGAGAGCTAGATTTGCCTCAATTGTTTGTCTCTTGCCTTCAGCTTTACTCAAGTTAGCTTCCGCTACTTCAAGAGTTTGCTGAGCTTCTTGTGGATCAATGTCACTACCCTTTTCCGCATCATTTACTAAAACAGTGATCTCATTATTACCTATTCGAGCGAAACCGCCCATCAGAGCCATCGTTAGCCATTGGTCAGTAAGGCGTATTCTCAAAATACCTATATCTACAGCCGTGGCAATAGGCGCGTGATTGGGTAATATGCCAATTTGTCCACTATTAGTAGATAAAATGATTTCTTTAACTTCTGAATCCCAAACAATTCGATTCGGGGTCAATACACAAAGATTTAAGGTCATTGCTTCAATTTGCTCTCCATTTCTAAGTTTGTAGCCTTCGCAGTAGCTTCATCGATGTTACCTACCAAATAAAAAGCCTGTTCAGGAAGACCATCTAATTCTCCGGAAAGGATCAATTTAAACCCTCTAATGGTTTCTGATAGACCAACATATTTTCCCGGGGACCCCGTAAATACTTCTGCTACGAAAAAAGGTTGTGATAAGAAACGCTCAATTTTTCGTGCTCTTGCTACGGTTAAGCGATCCTCTTCGGATAATTCGTCCAATCCAAGGATAGCTATAATGTCCTGAAGTTCTTTGTACCGCTGTAAAGTTTGTTTAACTCTTTGCGCAGTTTCATAATGTTCTTCACCAACGATCCGAGGTTGGAGCATAGTTGAAGTTGAATCTAAAGGATCGACTGCTGGATAGATACCTTTGGCAGCTAATCCTCTTGATAGTACGGTAGTAGCATCTAAATGTGCAAATGTCGTGGCAGGAGCAGGATCGGTCAAATCGTCCGCAGGCACATAAACTGCTTGAATAGAAGTTATGGATCCTTCTTTGGTAGAAGTAATTCTTTCTTGTAAAGAACCCATTTCGGTACTAAGGGTGGGTTGATAACCCACAGCGGAAGGCATTCTACCCAATAAGGCAGATACTTCGGATCCTGCTTGAACGAAACGGAAGATATTGTCGATAAATAGAAGTACGTCTTGTTCATTAACATCTCGGAAATATTCTGCCATGGTTAGGGCAGTTAAACCAACTCTCATACGAGCTCCAGGCGGTTCATTCATCTGACCATATACTAGAGCTACTTTCGATTCTGCAATATTTTGTTCATTAATTACTCCAGATTCTTTCATTTCCATGTAAAGATCATTTCCTTCACGAGTACGTTCACCTACTCCGCCAAATACAGATACACCCCCATGAGCTTTGGCAATGTTGTTGATCAATTCCATAATGAGTACTGTTTTACCCACTCCAGCTCCCCCGAATAGTCCTATTTTTCCTCCACGGCGATAAGGGGCTAAAAGATCTACTACTTTAATTCCTGTTTCAAAAATAGATAATTTTGTATCTAACTGTATAAAAGCAGGCGCAGATCTATGAATAGGAGATGTTGTGCGAGTATCTACAGGACCTAAATTGTCAACGGGCTCTCCAAGCACGTTGAAAATTCGTCCTAAAGTCGCTCCGCCGACCGGAACGCTTAAAGGAGCTCCCGTGTCAATCACTTCCATTCCTCTCATTAGACCATCTGTAGCACTCATAGCTACAGCTCTAACTCGATTATTTCCTAATAATTGTTGTACTTCACAAGTCACATTAATTTGTTGACCGGCAGTATCTCGACCCTTAACTACCAGAGCGTTGTAAATATTAGGCATTTTCCGGGGGGGGAAAGTTACATCCAGTACCGGACCGATGATTTGAGCTATACGTCCCAAGTTTTTTTTTTCAAGCGCGGAAACCCCAGGATCAGAAGTAGTAGGATTTATTCTCATAATAAAATATAATATGTCGAAATTTTTTTTTGCGAAAATTATTGAAATAAAAAAAATGTTCGATAGAAAAGCAAGTTGATCGGTTAATTCAATAATAATTCCATAATAAATGGGGTTTCGCACTGCACTAGATTTCGTTGGTACCATCCAATCGAATCCAATTCGATTGTTTATTTATTCAATTTCAATGAGTTAATTTTCAAGTTCAACCAACTCATTTTCAAAATCTCAGGCGGATCAATAAAAGTCTTGAGAAAGTCTTTCATTTGACTATCATTATAGACAATATCATCCATATTATTTATCGAATTCGAACCGGAACTCTATTTCTATTTACGATTCATTTTTTCTATCTTATTGGTGCCCTTATCTCATTTCTTAGTTAATATTTAAGCCTATCGATTTATGCCTAGCCTATTTTTTTTTTACCTATACCCTTTAGTTTTAGAGTTTTAGTTTCATGCTTTGCTTTTCATGGGCGAACTCCTCCTATTTTCACATCTAGGATTTACATATACAACATATATCACTGTCAAGAGTTAATTTCTTATTATTTAGATATTCCAATGGGGGGCGGGGGTAAGAGATTAGAAACTTGAGAAAACAAGGATTGGGTTGCGCCATACATATGAAAGAGTATACAATAATGGTGTATTTGGCGAATCAAATATCATGGTCTAATAACGAACCATTCTAATTAGTTGATAATTTTTTGAAAGGATTCCTTGAAAGGTTTCATTAACTCCTAATTCATGTCGAGTAGACCTTGTTGTTGCGAAAATTCTTAATTCATGAGTTGTAGGGAGGGACTTATGTCACCACAAACAGAGACTAAAGCAAGTGTTGGATTCAAAGCTGGTGTTAAAGATTATAAATTGACTTATTATACTCCTGACTATCAAACCAAAGATACTGATATCTTGGCAGCCTTCCGAGTAACTCCTCAACCTGGAGTTCCGCCCGAGGAAGCAGGGGCCGCGGTAGCTGCTGAATCTTCCACTGGGACATGGACAACTGTGTGGACTGACGGGCTTACCAGTCTTGATCGTTACAAAGGACGATGCTACCACATCGAGCCGGTTGCTGGAGAAGAAAATCAATTTATTGCTTATGTAGCTTACCCCTTAGACCTCTTTGAAGAAGGTTCTGTTACTAACATGTTTACTTCCATTGTGGGTAATGTATTTGGATTCAAGGCCCTGCGCGCTCTACGTCTGGAGGATTTGCGAATCCCTACTTCTTATTCTAAAACTTTCCAAGGTCCGCCTCATGGCATCCAAGTTGAGAGGGATAAATTAAACAAGTATGGCCGCCCCCTATTAGGATGTACTATTAAACCTAAATTGGGATTATCCGCTAAGAATTACGGTAGAGCAGTTTATGAATGTCTCCGCGGTGGGCTTGATTTTACCAAAGATGATGAGAACGTTAATTCCCAACCATTTATGCGTTGGAGAGACCGTTTCCTATTTTGTGCCGAAGCAATTTATAAAGCGCAGGCTGAAACAGGTGAAATCAAAGGGCATTACTTGAATGCTACTGCAGGTACATGCGAAGAAATGATCAAAAGGGCTGTATTTGCCAGAGAACTGGGAGTTCCCATCGTAATGCATGACTACTTAACCGGGGGGTTCACTGCAAATACTAGCTTGGCTCATTATTGCCGAGATAATGGTCTACTTCTTCACATCCATCGTGCAATGCATGCAGTTATTGATCGACAGAAGAATCATGGTATACACTTTCGTGTACTAGCTAAAGCATTACGTATGTCTGGTGGAGATCATATTCATGCCGGTACCGTAGTAGGTAAACTTGAAGGGGAAAGAGAAATCACTTTAGGCTTTGTTGATTTACTACGTGATGATTATATTGAAAAAGATCGAAGCCGCGGTATTTATTTCACTCAAGATTGGGTCTCTTTACCAGGTGTTCTGCCCGTGGCTTCAGGGGGTATTCACGTTTGGCATATGCCTGCTCTGACCGAAATCTTTGGAGATGATTCCGTACTACAATTTGGCGGAGGAACTTTGGGGCACCCTTGGGGAAATGCACCTGGTGCCGTAGCTAATCGAGTAGCTCTAGAAGCATGTGTACAAGCTCGTAATGAGGGACGTGATCTTGCTCGTGAGGGTAATGAAATTATCCGTGAGGCTGCTAAATGGAGTCCTGAGCTAGCTGCTGCTTGTGAAGTATGGAAAGAGATCAAATTTGAATTCCCAGCAATGGATACTTTGTAATCCAGTAATTACCGCTCGTTCTCTTAATTGAATTGTAATTAAACTCGGCCCAATCTTTTACTAAAAAAAGGATTGAGCCGAATACAAAACAAAGATACTATTGTATCTATTTTACAGATACATACTTATCTAGATATACGTATACAAGATCTTAAATAAATATATATATATAAAACGAAACAACTTAAGCGTTTCTATTGTTGTGTTAGGTCCACAATTAATTCTATGGATCCTAAGGGTTGGTTGGTATCTTCTTTTATATCCCGTAGTTTCCGATCATGGATCGAGTCATATATGAGAGCTTCTTCTACCCATCCCGTATATTGTCCCTTTCGTTCTGTGTTGGACTAGAACCTTATTAGTAGACGAGATTTTACGAAAAACATTCTTTCTTTATATTCATAGGATAGAACAATTATTTCTTTTTTCGATTTGAATTTGATACAACACACGCGGGGGGATCACTAGCTATTTCAAATCGAAAAAAGAAATAATTAAACAACACCTACTTGTTTTTTTTGTTAATAGAACCCTAGTGATTGTATTTGGATGCGTATTAGGATAGTAAATGAAATATTCAAATGATTTTTTATCGAATGACTATTCATATATTGTATTTTTCATGTAAATATGTGCAACAAGGCTTTATGGAAAAAGGGTGGTTCAACTCGATGTTGTCCAAAAAAAAGGAGTTAGAATACGGGTATGGGCTAAGTAAATCAATGGGCAGCCTTGGTTCTATTGAAAATACCAGTGTAAGTGAAGACCCGATTAGAAATGATATAGATAAAAACACTCTTAGTGGGAGCGATAGTGACAATTCTAGTTACAGTAATGTTGATCATTTAGTCGGCGTTAGAGACATTCATAATTTCGTACCTGATGATACTTTTTTAGTTAGGGATAATAATAGGGACAGTTATTTCATATGTTTTGATATTGAAAATCAAATTTTTGAGATTGACAATGCTCATTCTTTTCTAAGTGAACTAGAAAGCTCTTTTTCTAATTCTCGGAATTTTTGTTATCTAAATAGTGTATCTAATAGTGATGATCCCCACTATGATCCTTACATATATGATACTAAATATAGTTGGAATAAACACATTACTAGCTGTATTGACAGCTATTTTCGTTCTCAAATTTGTATTGATAGTTACATTTTAAGTGGTATTGTCAATTACAATGACAATTACATTTCTAGTTACATTTTTGATGAAAGCAGAAATAGTAGTGAAACCCAGAGTTCAAGTATAAAAACGAGTCCGGCTGGTAGTGAGTTAACTATAACAGAAACGGAAAATTCTAATGATCTAGATTTTACTCAAAAATATAGGCATTTATGGGTTCAATGCGAAAATTGTTATGGATTAAATTATAAGAAATTTTTGAAATCAAAAATGAATATTTGCGAACACTGTGGACATCATTTGAAAATGAGTAGTTCAGATAGAATAGAACTTTTGATTGATCCAGGTACTTGGGTTCCTATGGATGAAGATATGGTCTCTGTGGATACCATTGAATTTCCGTTGGAAGAGGAATCTTACAAAGATCGTATTGATTCTTATCAAAGAAAAACAGGATTAACTGAGGCTGTTCAAACAGGCACAGGTCAACTAAACGGTATTCCCATAGCAATTGGGGTTATGGATTTTCAGTTTATGGGGGGTAGTATGGGCTCCGTAGTTGGCGAGAAGATCACTCGTTTGATCGAATATGCTACCAATCGGTTTTTGCCTCTTATTCTAGTGTGTGCTTCCGGAGGAGCACGCATGCAAGAAGGAAGTTTGAGCTTGATGCAAATGGCTAAAATAGCTTCCGCTTTATATGATTATCAATCAAAGAAAAAGTTATTCTATGTATCAATCCTTACATCTCCTACTACTGGTGGGGTGACAGCCAGTTTTGGTATGTTGGGCGATATCATTATTGCCGAACCCAATGCCTACATTGCATTTGCGGGTAAAAGAGTAATTGAACAAACATTGAATACGACAGTACCTGAGGGCTCACAAACGGCTGAATATTTATTCCATAAGGGCCAATTCGACCTAATCGTACCACGTAATCTTTTAAAAGACGTTCTGGGTGAGTTATTTCAGCTCCACGCTTTCTTTTCTCTGAATCAAAATTCAATCAAGTGGATCCTTAATAAAAAAAATATATTAATTAATCAAAATATAAATTATTATTTTTTTTTTTATAAAACGAGTAGTTATTTAGTTTATAGAAATCAAAGCCAAAATCCGTAGAATGGATTTTGGCTTGGTAGCATTTGATAACATAAGATTTAATTGTAAAAATAATTATGCGGATCATTTTTTTTTTACCGACATTCCCGATTACTAATCAGTAAAAACCTCTATCAAAAAAAAAGAATGCATTCCTTCTTCCGCTAAATTAAAATTAGGCCAGGAGAATAAAGCGAATTTCACGTTCTCTTCTTATGTGTATATAATTCAAATATAGAAAATTTAAAAGTGAAAAGTACAGAATCTTGCATCTTTCGATATTTTTTTAGAATCCCCAGTTTTACTAAGATTCCCTATTCCCGGATCGGATTGTAACAAATTTTTCAGGAAGTTGTAAGAAACTCTTTCTTTATTTTATTCCATTTTATGAAATTCAAATTATAAGACAAAAACAAGATAATAAAAAAGGCGATTATCATATATATATATATTTCATGTAGAAAGATGAAAAATTATATTTATTTAGTTCGACATTCCTTGCACTTATTTTATTATATTTATATATTTTTTATTATATCACATATACTCACTTCTTATTATATCACATATACTCACTTCGATATGCTTAGTATAATTCTATATGAATTATAAATAATGATTATAAGATACCTTTATAACAATATAAC
This genomic window contains:
- the atpB gene encoding ATP synthase CF1 beta subunit — encoded protein: MRINPTTSDPGVSALEKKNLGRIAQIIGPVLDVTFPPRKMPNIYNALVVKGRDTAGQQINVTCEVQQLLGNNRVRAVAMSATDGLMRGMEVIDTGAPLSVPVGGATLGRIFNVLGEPVDNLGPVDTRTTSPIHRSAPAFIQLDTKLSIFETGIKVVDLLAPYRRGGKIGLFGGAGVGKTVLIMELINNIAKAHGGVSVFGGVGERTREGNDLYMEMKESGVINEQNIAESKVALVYGQMNEPPGARMRVGLTALTMAEYFRDVNEQDVLLFIDNIFRFVQAGSEVSALLGRMPSAVGYQPTLSTEMGSLQERITSTKEGSITSIQAVYVPADDLTDPAPATTFAHLDATTVLSRGLAAKGIYPAVDPLDSTSTMLQPRIVGEEHYETAQRVKQTLQRYKELQDIIAILGLDELSEEDRLTVARARKIERFLSQPFFVAEVFTGSPGKYVGLSETIRGFKLILSGELDGLPEQAFYLVGNIDEATAKATNLEMESKLKQ
- the rbcL gene encoding ribulose-1,5-bisphosphate carboxylase/oxygenase large subunit, with protein sequence MSCREGLMSPQTETKASVGFKAGVKDYKLTYYTPDYQTKDTDILAAFRVTPQPGVPPEEAGAAVAAESSTGTWTTVWTDGLTSLDRYKGRCYHIEPVAGEENQFIAYVAYPLDLFEEGSVTNMFTSIVGNVFGFKALRALRLEDLRIPTSYSKTFQGPPHGIQVERDKLNKYGRPLLGCTIKPKLGLSAKNYGRAVYECLRGGLDFTKDDENVNSQPFMRWRDRFLFCAEAIYKAQAETGEIKGHYLNATAGTCEEMIKRAVFARELGVPIVMHDYLTGGFTANTSLAHYCRDNGLLLHIHRAMHAVIDRQKNHGIHFRVLAKALRMSGGDHIHAGTVVGKLEGEREITLGFVDLLRDDYIEKDRSRGIYFTQDWVSLPGVLPVASGGIHVWHMPALTEIFGDDSVLQFGGGTLGHPWGNAPGAVANRVALEACVQARNEGRDLAREGNEIIREAAKWSPELAAACEVWKEIKFEFPAMDTL
- the atpE gene encoding ATP synthase CF1 epsilon subunit; translated protein: MTLNLCVLTPNRIVWDSEVKEIILSTNSGQIGILPNHAPIATAVDIGILRIRLTDQWLTMALMGGFARIGNNEITVLVNDAEKGSDIDPQEAQQTLEVAEANLSKAEGKRQTIEANLALRRARTRVEALNMIS
- the ndhJ gene encoding NADH-plastoquinone oxidoreductase subunit J yields the protein MQGRLSAWLAKHGLVHRSLGFDYQGIETLQIKPGDWHSIAVILYVYGYNYLRSQCAYDVAPGGLLASVYHLTRIAYGIDQPEEVCIKVFAPRWNPRIPSVFWVWKSVDFQERESYDMLGIFYDNHPRLKRILMPESWIGWPLRKDYIAPNFYEIQDAH
- the ndhC gene encoding NADH-plastoquinone oxidoreductase subunit 3, coding for MFLLYEYDIFWAFLIIASAIPILAFLISGVLAPIRKGPEKLSSYESGIEPMGDAWLQFRIRYYMFALVFVVFDVETVFLYPWAMSFDVLGISVFIEAFIFVLILIVGSVYAWRKGALEWS
- the ndhK gene encoding NADH-plastoquinone oxidoreductase subunit K, producing MNSIEFPLLDRTAPPKNSVISTTSNDLSNWSRLSSLWPLLYGTSCCFIEFASLIGSRFDFDRYGLVPRSSPRQADLILTAGTVTMKMAPSLVRLYEQMPEPKYVIAMGACTITGGMFSTDSYTTVRGVDKLIPVDVYLPGCPPKPEAVIDAITKLRKKLSREIYEDRIRSQQGSRCFTINHKFYIGRSTHTGNYDRGLLDQPPSTSTSEIPLEIFFKYNKSSVSSPELVN
- the accD gene encoding acetyl-CoA carboxylase carboxyltransferase beta subunit, with the protein product MIFYRMTIHILYFSCKYVQQGFMEKGWFNSMLSKKKELEYGYGLSKSMGSLGSIENTSVSEDPIRNDIDKNTLSGSDSDNSSYSNVDHLVGVRDIHNFVPDDTFLVRDNNRDSYFICFDIENQIFEIDNAHSFLSELESSFSNSRNFCYLNSVSNSDDPHYDPYIYDTKYSWNKHITSCIDSYFRSQICIDSYILSGIVNYNDNYISSYIFDESRNSSETQSSSIKTSPAGSELTITETENSNDLDFTQKYRHLWVQCENCYGLNYKKFLKSKMNICEHCGHHLKMSSSDRIELLIDPGTWVPMDEDMVSVDTIEFPLEEESYKDRIDSYQRKTGLTEAVQTGTGQLNGIPIAIGVMDFQFMGGSMGSVVGEKITRLIEYATNRFLPLILVCASGGARMQEGSLSLMQMAKIASALYDYQSKKKLFYVSILTSPTTGGVTASFGMLGDIIIAEPNAYIAFAGKRVIEQTLNTTVPEGSQTAEYLFHKGQFDLIVPRNLLKDVLGELFQLHAFFSLNQNSIKWILNKKNILINQNINYYFFFYKTSSYLVYRNQSQNP